In a single window of the Micrococcaceae bacterium Sec5.7 genome:
- a CDS encoding CBS domain-containing protein gives MSVVREFMTTNAQCIAEDKTLQEAAVLMKELDCGSLPICGADGKLKGLITDRDIVVKCVAEGRDAREVKASELAEGRPHWIDADASIDAAIDMMEKFQIRRLPVITDHRLVGIISQGDIARNYAEERVGELVEHISAQTPMGHMA, from the coding sequence ATGAGTGTCGTACGTGAATTCATGACGACGAATGCCCAATGCATCGCCGAAGACAAGACTCTCCAGGAAGCCGCCGTGCTGATGAAGGAGCTGGACTGCGGTTCGCTCCCGATCTGCGGTGCCGACGGCAAGCTCAAAGGCCTGATCACTGACCGTGACATCGTGGTCAAGTGTGTCGCCGAAGGCCGGGACGCCCGCGAAGTCAAGGCATCCGAACTCGCCGAGGGCCGGCCCCACTGGATCGATGCCGACGCCAGCATCGACGCCGCCATCGACATGATGGAGAAGTTCCAGATCCGGCGCCTGCCTGTCATCACGGATCACAGGCTGGTGGGCATCATCAGCCAGGGAGACATTGCCCGCAACTACGCCGAGGAGCGCGTCGGCGAATTGGTGGAGCATATTTCTGCCCAGACGCCGATGGGCCACATGGCTTAG
- a CDS encoding nucleoside deaminase has translation MTEHAFEAKSKTEAGATSIPGAKSKADAAFEAAFQAAQKSLSEGGIPIGAALARGGQVIAAGHNERVQHGDPIAHGEMSALRAAGRQRSYRDTVLYTTLAPCAMCTGTIIQFKIPKVVVGEARTFPGEFELLRSRGVEVVVLDDQRCVDMMRSFQHDHAELWAEDIAE, from the coding sequence ATGACAGAGCATGCATTCGAGGCCAAATCAAAAACCGAAGCCGGGGCCACATCCATACCCGGGGCCAAATCCAAAGCCGATGCCGCGTTCGAAGCCGCATTCCAGGCCGCGCAGAAAAGCCTGAGCGAAGGCGGCATCCCCATCGGCGCTGCGCTGGCACGCGGCGGTCAGGTGATCGCCGCCGGCCACAACGAACGCGTCCAGCACGGCGATCCCATCGCCCACGGGGAGATGTCGGCGCTGAGGGCGGCGGGCCGGCAGCGCAGTTACCGGGACACTGTCCTGTACACCACGCTCGCACCGTGCGCCATGTGCACCGGGACCATCATCCAGTTCAAGATCCCCAAGGTGGTGGTGGGCGAGGCACGGACTTTTCCCGGCGAATTCGAGCTCCTGCGGTCCCGCGGCGTTGAAGTGGTGGTCCTGGATGACCAGCGCTGCGTGGACATGATGCGCAGCTTCCAGCACGACCACGCGGAACTCTGGGCCGAGGACATCGCGGAGTAA
- a CDS encoding triose-phosphate isomerase family protein yields the protein MQPSSATPDTGTAVYVGASTKMYLGYRDSLVWLEQLRQQVDARPALAAGRVIPFVIPSFPVLPAAAELLAVSAGQAASPLLLGAQNCGWADGPWTGEVSPSMLAELGVSLVEIGHAERRRHFGDDDAMISLKVRAADDAGITPLLCVGEQTAGPDPDAAAGFVYGQIEAAVHGDWDLGSRLIMAYEPVWAIGAAEPAGAGYVSAVVRELRGRLAGHGLGELPVIYGGSAKPGLLPALSAVSGLFLGRFAHDAANFGRVLDEALAIG from the coding sequence ATGCAGCCCAGTTCGGCCACACCGGACACCGGCACCGCGGTCTACGTCGGAGCCAGCACCAAAATGTACCTGGGATACCGGGACAGCCTGGTGTGGCTGGAGCAGCTGCGGCAACAAGTGGACGCCCGTCCGGCCCTCGCGGCCGGGCGGGTGATCCCGTTTGTTATCCCGTCCTTCCCCGTGCTTCCCGCGGCAGCCGAACTGCTGGCCGTTTCTGCTGGCCAGGCCGCGTCCCCGCTGCTCCTGGGGGCGCAGAACTGCGGCTGGGCGGACGGACCCTGGACCGGTGAAGTCTCGCCAAGCATGCTTGCGGAGCTGGGCGTGAGCCTCGTGGAGATCGGCCACGCCGAGCGCCGCCGGCACTTTGGCGACGACGATGCCATGATTTCGCTCAAGGTCAGGGCCGCCGACGACGCCGGAATCACCCCGCTGCTGTGCGTCGGCGAGCAGACTGCCGGGCCGGATCCCGACGCTGCCGCCGGGTTTGTTTACGGCCAGATAGAGGCTGCCGTTCACGGCGACTGGGATCTGGGGTCCAGACTGATCATGGCGTATGAACCCGTCTGGGCCATCGGCGCTGCAGAGCCTGCCGGCGCAGGTTACGTGTCCGCCGTCGTGCGTGAGCTCCGCGGACGGCTGGCCGGCCACGGGCTGGGGGAGCTGCCCGTGATTTACGGCGGTTCCGCGAAGCCGGGGCTGCTGCCGGCGCTGAGCGCCGTCTCCGGGCTGTTCCTGGGCCGCTTCGCCCACGATGCCGCCAACTTCGGAAGGGTCCTGGACGAGGCCCTGGCGATAGGCTGA
- a CDS encoding MFS transporter, whose protein sequence is MSVVTPTTTKELLDSPVLKSAISKASFRLMTMLVILYVVAFLDRTNVGFAEAALEVDRGITAGAYALGAGIFFIGYALFEIPSNLLLTKFGAKMWLARIAITWGIVSACFAFVQGETSFIILRFLLGVTEAGLFPGVIMFLAAWFPNKVRVKMFAIFYLAQPFSQMMGAPLSGWLINIGDQVPGVAGWQVMFFVEGGLAVVAGIAAYFFLINSPQDAKFLDKDEKKALLDVMALEDTVKEENGPRGVLAAMKNRKVWYFTVIYFCLQIAVYGVTFYLPQQVAQLTGQKVGVTVGLLAAIPWFFGIFACYFIGKAANTVLRRRIWGTGLFISTGLCIFGSAWAGANHLPALGIIFITLAVCSFLSIGPIAWSYPTAFLTGTAAAAGIGLINSLGNLGGFVAPILRTSVNQVTASDTGTMGVYALGVLPFVAAVMMYLTKRFQNKADELLEK, encoded by the coding sequence ATGTCTGTCGTTACGCCAACAACTACCAAGGAGCTCCTGGATTCGCCGGTACTGAAATCGGCCATTTCCAAAGCGTCCTTCCGGCTCATGACCATGCTGGTCATCCTCTATGTGGTGGCATTCCTGGACCGCACCAACGTGGGCTTCGCCGAAGCCGCGCTGGAGGTGGACCGCGGAATCACGGCAGGTGCGTACGCACTGGGTGCCGGCATCTTCTTCATCGGCTATGCCCTGTTCGAGATCCCCAGCAACCTGCTGCTGACCAAGTTCGGTGCCAAGATGTGGCTGGCCCGCATCGCCATCACATGGGGCATTGTGTCCGCGTGCTTCGCCTTCGTCCAGGGCGAGACGTCCTTCATCATCCTGCGCTTCCTGCTCGGTGTGACCGAGGCAGGGCTGTTCCCGGGCGTCATCATGTTCCTCGCCGCGTGGTTCCCCAACAAGGTCCGCGTCAAGATGTTCGCCATCTTCTACCTGGCCCAGCCGTTCTCCCAGATGATGGGCGCACCGCTGTCCGGCTGGCTGATCAACATCGGCGACCAGGTCCCCGGGGTTGCCGGCTGGCAGGTCATGTTCTTTGTTGAAGGCGGACTGGCTGTCGTGGCCGGTATTGCTGCCTACTTCTTCCTGATCAACAGTCCGCAGGATGCGAAGTTCCTGGACAAGGATGAAAAGAAAGCGCTGCTGGACGTCATGGCGCTGGAAGACACGGTCAAGGAAGAAAACGGCCCCCGCGGTGTCCTCGCTGCCATGAAGAACCGCAAGGTCTGGTACTTCACCGTTATCTACTTCTGCCTTCAGATCGCCGTGTACGGCGTCACGTTCTACCTGCCGCAGCAGGTGGCGCAGCTGACCGGCCAGAAGGTGGGCGTCACCGTGGGCCTGCTGGCGGCCATCCCGTGGTTCTTCGGCATCTTCGCCTGCTACTTCATCGGCAAGGCGGCCAACACGGTTCTTCGCCGCCGCATCTGGGGCACCGGCCTGTTCATCTCCACCGGCCTGTGCATCTTCGGTTCAGCCTGGGCGGGTGCGAACCACCTGCCGGCCCTGGGCATCATCTTCATCACCCTGGCGGTCTGCAGCTTCCTGTCCATCGGCCCCATCGCGTGGTCCTACCCGACGGCGTTCCTCACCGGAACGGCTGCGGCGGCGGGCATCGGCCTGATCAACTCGCTGGGTAACCTGGGCGGTTTTGTGGCCCCCATCCTGCGTACCTCCGTCAACCAGGTCACCGCCTCCGACACAGGAACCATGGGTGTCTACGCCCTCGGCGTCCTGCCGTTCGTGGCGGCAGTCATGATGTACCTGACAAAGCGCTTCCAGAACAAGGCCGACGAGCTGCTCGAAAAGTAA
- a CDS encoding SDR family oxidoreductase, producing MIAFPAERTAIVTGAVSERGIGRATVNYLAAQGWNIGIIDLDDALCRATAKEIAAQYGVKARGVGANVGDEASVRKAVDQLEAELPQIVALANVAGVSSPVPYLELDAAEWDRVMNINLNGVHYATRRVAESMVKNRIGRIVNISSVSAQRGGGTFSKTPYSVAKAGVIGLTRATARELGEYDITVNAISPGPIDTDIMGGTLSEERKDELTKDLVVNRVGSTRDIAAAIAFLISEDSGYISGQTLNVDGGLYMH from the coding sequence ATGATTGCATTCCCCGCAGAACGCACCGCCATCGTCACCGGTGCCGTCTCCGAACGCGGCATCGGCCGTGCCACCGTCAACTATCTGGCCGCACAGGGCTGGAACATCGGCATCATCGATCTGGACGACGCCCTGTGCAGGGCAACAGCCAAGGAAATCGCCGCCCAGTACGGGGTCAAAGCCCGCGGCGTCGGCGCCAACGTCGGTGACGAGGCCTCGGTCCGCAAGGCAGTCGACCAGCTCGAAGCCGAACTGCCGCAGATAGTGGCGCTGGCCAACGTTGCCGGAGTCAGCTCACCGGTTCCGTACCTGGAACTGGACGCCGCCGAGTGGGACCGCGTGATGAACATCAACCTCAACGGTGTCCACTACGCCACCCGCCGCGTTGCCGAGTCCATGGTGAAGAACAGGATCGGACGCATTGTGAACATCTCGTCGGTGTCCGCCCAGCGCGGTGGCGGTACGTTCTCCAAGACCCCGTACTCCGTGGCCAAAGCCGGCGTGATCGGCCTGACCCGCGCCACCGCCCGCGAACTCGGCGAGTACGACATCACCGTCAACGCCATCTCCCCGGGCCCCATCGACACCGACATCATGGGCGGCACCCTCAGCGAGGAACGCAAGGACGAACTCACCAAGGACCTCGTGGTCAACCGGGTGGGCTCCACCCGCGACATCGCCGCCGCCATCGCCTTCCTCATCAGCGAGGACTCCGGCTACATCTCCGGCCAGACGCTGAATGTGGATGGCGGACTCTACATGCACTAA
- a CDS encoding 3-hydroxyacyl-CoA dehydrogenase family protein, which translates to MTETAKSASAVDTSVDATSLINSARKIAVVGSGYMGGGIAQVLALGGARVALADVSAEVAQKNYDRLLAESDEFVAAGLFPESSTAILKQNLWAAKNIEEAVADADFIEEAVPEVIAIKRQTLARISAAARPDAIIGSNTSTISIAELSEPVANPERFLGVHFSNPSPFIPGVEIIPHAGTSVATVGAVRELVHAANKQTAVVEDVTGFVLNRLQYALFHEAAQLVEQEIATAEDVDTLVRTTFGFRLPFFGPFAIADMAGLDVYNFCYKSLQTEFPERFATPKILTDLVDAGKLGTKTGAGFLNVPAERTPELIAYRNKAYVAMQKLIDELGPAPIS; encoded by the coding sequence ATGACCGAAACAGCAAAATCCGCTTCAGCGGTAGACACATCCGTAGACGCCACAAGCCTCATCAACAGCGCCCGGAAGATCGCCGTCGTCGGCTCCGGTTACATGGGCGGCGGCATCGCCCAGGTGCTGGCACTCGGCGGGGCACGGGTTGCCCTGGCCGATGTGTCGGCCGAAGTGGCACAGAAGAACTACGACCGCCTGCTGGCCGAATCGGACGAGTTCGTGGCCGCCGGCCTGTTCCCGGAAAGCTCCACCGCCATCCTGAAGCAGAACCTCTGGGCCGCGAAGAACATCGAAGAGGCAGTGGCTGACGCCGACTTCATCGAAGAGGCCGTGCCCGAGGTCATCGCGATCAAGCGCCAGACGCTGGCCCGCATCAGCGCTGCGGCCCGTCCGGATGCGATCATCGGCTCCAACACCTCCACCATCTCCATCGCGGAACTGTCCGAGCCGGTCGCCAACCCGGAACGTTTCCTGGGGGTGCACTTCTCCAACCCGTCGCCGTTCATCCCGGGAGTCGAGATCATCCCTCACGCAGGCACCTCGGTGGCCACCGTGGGTGCAGTCCGCGAGCTGGTGCACGCCGCCAACAAGCAGACCGCCGTGGTCGAGGACGTCACCGGATTCGTGCTGAACCGCCTGCAGTACGCGCTGTTCCACGAAGCTGCCCAGCTGGTGGAGCAGGAAATCGCGACGGCGGAGGATGTGGACACGCTGGTCCGCACCACCTTCGGCTTCCGCCTTCCGTTCTTCGGCCCGTTCGCCATCGCGGACATGGCCGGCCTGGACGTCTATAACTTCTGCTACAAGTCACTGCAGACCGAATTCCCCGAGCGCTTTGCCACGCCGAAGATCCTCACGGACCTGGTGGACGCCGGCAAGCTGGGCACCAAGACCGGCGCCGGCTTCCTCAACGTCCCGGCAGAGCGCACCCCTGAACTCATCGCCTACCGCAACAAGGCCTACGTGGCCATGCAGAAGCTCATCGACGAGCTGGGGCCGGCGCCGATCAGCTAG
- a CDS encoding ribose-5-phosphate isomerase — protein sequence MSNTAGWRIVIGNDEAGVEYKEALKALLEADSRVASVQDVGVGANDSTAYPHVAVDAARRVADGDADRALLICGTGLGVAIAANKVPGIRAVTAHDGYSVERSVLSNNAQILTMGQRVIGLELAKKLVGEWLDYRFDEDSASAEKVDAICSYEPEYTKAV from the coding sequence ATGAGTAACACGGCAGGATGGCGGATCGTCATCGGCAACGATGAAGCCGGCGTCGAATACAAGGAGGCGCTGAAGGCGCTGCTTGAGGCTGACAGCCGTGTGGCGTCGGTGCAGGACGTGGGGGTGGGGGCCAACGACTCCACCGCGTACCCGCACGTCGCCGTGGATGCTGCCCGCAGGGTGGCCGACGGCGACGCCGACCGTGCGCTGCTGATCTGCGGCACCGGCCTGGGCGTGGCCATCGCAGCCAACAAGGTGCCCGGGATCCGCGCTGTCACCGCGCACGACGGTTACTCAGTGGAGCGCTCCGTGCTGAGCAACAACGCCCAGATCCTCACCATGGGACAGCGCGTGATCGGCCTGGAACTGGCCAAGAAGCTGGTGGGCGAGTGGCTGGACTACCGCTTCGATGAAGACTCCGCGTCCGCCGAAAAGGTCGACGCCATCTGCTCCTACGAACCCGAATACACAAAGGCAGTCTGA
- a CDS encoding dihydroxyacetone kinase family protein yields the protein MTQIFDNPADFADEALDGFVAANRGYVARVDGGVVRSTEVPAGQVALVVGGGSGHYPAFAGLVGPGLAAASACGNMFASPAAGQVYRVAKAANAGGGVLLSYGNYAGDVLHFGQAQLRLNAEGIETRTVVVTDDIASAPLDQLEKRRGIAGDLTVFKIAGAAAEAGLSLDDVERLAIKTNHHTRSLGVAFDGCTLPGASEPLFHVPAGQMSLGLGIHGEPGISEHQMPTASELAGLLVSRLLADKPDGAGERVVAIVNGLGTVKYDELFLLFGKIEKLLTTAGLTVVEPECGELVTSLDMSGLSLTLFWLDEELEQYWAAPADTPAFKKGNLAPRARRELAGPEDAEAAEAEDTAAAAAGLGRLAAAVLAQVRDVVVEHEEELGNLDAIAGDGDHGIGMRRGVDAAAAAAEKFSADGFSAGRVLTAAGEAWSERAGGTSGALWGSAVIAAGLALGNRDTYRGEDAAAAVTAFVNAITELGKAEPGDKTMVDALLPFRDAFLGEFDGGAPLDRALASAAAAAQAAAYKTVELRPLKGRARPLAEKSLGHPDPGAVSFGLIAAKISAYIDSELAVPELAVPELATAAGNGAHS from the coding sequence ATGACCCAGATCTTCGACAACCCCGCTGATTTTGCGGATGAGGCGCTGGACGGCTTTGTGGCTGCCAACCGCGGGTATGTTGCCCGTGTCGATGGCGGCGTTGTCCGCTCCACAGAGGTGCCTGCCGGCCAGGTTGCACTGGTGGTGGGTGGCGGCTCCGGCCACTACCCGGCCTTCGCCGGCTTGGTGGGACCGGGCCTCGCTGCGGCCTCCGCGTGCGGCAACATGTTCGCCTCACCGGCCGCCGGGCAGGTCTACCGCGTGGCCAAGGCTGCGAACGCCGGCGGCGGCGTACTGCTCAGCTACGGCAACTACGCGGGCGACGTCCTGCACTTCGGCCAGGCCCAGCTGCGGCTCAACGCCGAGGGCATCGAAACCCGCACGGTGGTGGTCACCGATGACATTGCCAGCGCACCGCTCGACCAGCTCGAGAAGCGCCGCGGCATCGCCGGGGACCTGACGGTGTTCAAGATCGCCGGCGCCGCTGCCGAGGCCGGACTGAGCCTGGACGACGTGGAGCGGCTGGCCATCAAGACCAACCACCACACGCGCTCCCTGGGCGTGGCCTTCGACGGCTGCACCCTCCCCGGAGCCAGCGAGCCGCTCTTCCATGTTCCGGCCGGACAGATGTCGCTCGGCCTCGGGATCCACGGAGAGCCCGGCATCTCCGAACACCAGATGCCCACTGCCTCTGAACTCGCCGGGCTCTTGGTCTCGCGCCTGCTCGCAGACAAGCCGGACGGCGCCGGAGAACGCGTCGTGGCGATCGTCAACGGCCTGGGCACAGTCAAGTACGACGAACTCTTCCTGCTGTTCGGCAAGATCGAAAAGCTCCTCACAACGGCCGGCCTCACCGTGGTCGAACCCGAATGCGGCGAGCTGGTCACCAGCCTGGACATGTCCGGCCTCTCCCTCACGCTGTTCTGGCTGGATGAGGAACTCGAGCAGTACTGGGCCGCCCCGGCAGACACCCCGGCCTTCAAAAAGGGCAACCTGGCACCCCGCGCCCGCCGCGAGCTGGCCGGACCGGAGGATGCCGAAGCAGCCGAGGCAGAAGACACCGCCGCCGCCGCCGCTGGCCTGGGCCGGCTGGCTGCCGCCGTGCTCGCCCAGGTGCGGGACGTCGTCGTCGAGCATGAAGAAGAGCTGGGAAATCTTGACGCGATTGCCGGCGACGGCGACCACGGCATCGGCATGCGCCGCGGTGTGGACGCCGCAGCCGCAGCCGCCGAGAAGTTCTCGGCGGACGGTTTTTCCGCCGGGCGTGTACTCACGGCTGCCGGTGAGGCCTGGAGCGAGCGGGCCGGCGGCACGTCCGGCGCCCTGTGGGGCTCCGCCGTGATCGCGGCCGGACTCGCGCTGGGCAACCGGGACACCTACCGGGGCGAGGACGCGGCAGCCGCCGTGACCGCCTTCGTCAACGCCATCACCGAACTGGGCAAAGCCGAACCCGGCGACAAAACCATGGTGGACGCCCTCCTGCCGTTCCGGGATGCCTTCCTGGGGGAGTTCGACGGCGGTGCCCCCCTCGACCGCGCCCTCGCCTCCGCTGCCGCCGCTGCCCAGGCGGCAGCATACAAAACCGTGGAACTGCGGCCGCTGAAGGGCCGGGCCCGTCCCCTGGCGGAAAAGAGCCTGGGCCACCCCGATCCCGGCGCGGTCTCCTTCGGGCTGATCGCGGCAAAAATCTCCGCCTACATCGATTCTGAACTGGCCGTCCCTGAACTGGCCGTCCCTGAGCTGGCCACAGCGGCCGGAAATGGAGCGCACTCATGA
- a CDS encoding sugar phosphate isomerase/epimerase family protein, with protein MAYTAENWPITAALLQFPGTDARGIHINDADASAWAEVLTEVKEAGFANADLTDSWVRPGDLSQARLAEFKQTAANVGIGIPVISAIRRSVIEEGSWEDNLAYSHRTVDAAAELGCEVVSFGLHQALTAEQQKQLWFWTVEGHKDPVGDKETWGKAVTRLRELGQHAAEAGILLSLEMYEDTYLGTADSSVQLVQDIDLANVGLNPDLGNLIRLHRPIEDWREMVAKTMPYSNYWHMKNYIRDEEVARDTYVTMPAPMESGLINYREAFKEAISVGYQGIICTEHYGGDGLSVTASNQDYLRRHVLPKNDGYTLGRSQVAQGRQQPAAVELAGV; from the coding sequence ATGGCTTACACAGCTGAGAACTGGCCCATCACCGCGGCGCTGCTGCAGTTTCCGGGCACCGACGCCCGGGGCATCCATATCAACGACGCCGACGCCTCCGCCTGGGCCGAGGTCCTCACCGAGGTCAAGGAAGCAGGCTTCGCCAACGCCGATCTCACGGACAGCTGGGTCCGCCCCGGCGACCTGAGCCAGGCCCGCCTCGCAGAATTCAAGCAGACCGCGGCCAATGTGGGCATCGGCATCCCTGTCATCTCCGCCATCCGCCGAAGCGTGATCGAAGAAGGCAGCTGGGAAGACAATCTGGCGTACAGCCACCGCACCGTCGACGCGGCCGCTGAACTCGGCTGCGAGGTTGTGTCTTTCGGCTTGCACCAGGCGCTGACCGCCGAGCAGCAGAAGCAGCTGTGGTTCTGGACCGTGGAAGGCCACAAGGATCCGGTGGGGGACAAGGAAACATGGGGCAAGGCTGTCACCCGGCTCCGCGAACTGGGCCAGCACGCAGCCGAGGCGGGCATCCTGCTTTCACTGGAAATGTACGAGGACACCTACCTGGGCACGGCAGATTCCTCTGTCCAGCTGGTCCAGGACATCGACCTCGCAAACGTGGGCCTCAACCCGGACCTCGGCAACCTGATCCGCCTGCACCGGCCTATCGAGGACTGGCGCGAAATGGTGGCCAAGACCATGCCGTACTCCAACTACTGGCACATGAAGAACTACATCCGGGACGAGGAGGTGGCGCGGGATACCTATGTCACCATGCCCGCGCCGATGGAAAGCGGCCTCATCAACTACCGCGAGGCCTTCAAGGAAGCCATCTCCGTGGGCTACCAGGGCATCATCTGCACCGAGCACTACGGCGGAGACGGCCTCAGCGTTACGGCCAGCAACCAGGACTACCTGCGCCGCCACGTCCTGCCCAAGAACGACGGCTACACCCTGGGCCGGAGCCAGGTGGCCCAGGGACGGCAGCAGCCAGCCGCCGTCGAACTCGCCGGGGTCTAG